The region GACTACCTGGAGCTCGCCGAGCTGATGTGCCTCGACGCCCTGCACCGCGCCGAGTCCTGCGGCGGCCACTTCCGCGTGGAGTCGCAGACCCCGGACGGCGAGGCCGCCCGCCGGGACGACGCGTTCTCCTACGCGGCCGCCTGGGAGTTCACCGGCACCGGCGCGGCCCCCGCCCTGCACAAGGAAGACCTGGTCTTCGAGTACGTCCACCCCACCCAGCGGAGCTACGCATGAACCTCACCCTGCGCATCTGGCGCCAGCGGAACGCCGACGCCCCCGGTGCCCTGTCCACCTACCGGGTGGAGGACGTCTCGCAGGACATGTCGTTCCTGGAGATGCTCGACACCCTCAACGAGGAACTCCTGCTGGCCGGCGACGATCCGGTCGCCTTCGACCACGACTGCCGTGAGGGCATCTGCGGCGCCTGCTCGCTCGTCATCAACGGCGAGGCGCACGGCCCCGAGCCCACCACCACCTGCCAGTTGCACATGCGGTCCTTCCGGGACGGCGACACCATCGACATCGAACCCTGGCGCGCCGCCGCCTTCCCGGTCGTCAAGGACCTGGTCGTCGACCGCTCCGCCTTCGACCGCATCATCCGCTCCGGCGGCTACATCACCGCCCCGACCGGCGCCGCCCCCGAGGCACACGCCACCGCCGTGCCCAAACCGGCCGCCGACACCGCCTTCGAGCACGCCGAGTGCATCGGCTGCGGCGCCTGCGTGGCGGCCTGCCCCAACGGCTCGGCGATGCTCTTCACGGCCGCCAAGGTCGTCCACCTCAACTCCCTTCCCCAGGGCGCCCCGGAGCGGGAGAGCCGCGTCCTGGACATGGTGGAGCAGATGGACGCCGAGGGCTTCGGCGGCTGCACCAACACCGGGGCGTGCGCGACCGCCTGCCCCAAGGGGATTCCCCTCTTCAGCATCGCCACGATGAACCGTGAGTTCGTCCGGGCCGCGCGCAAGGGGCGCTGAGTCAGACCGCGGCGGTCCCGATGAGCCCTTCCCGGGTGACGAGCGCGGCCAGCTCCGGCTCGCTCCGGCCCGCGGTGCCCTCGGGCCGCCGGGGCAGGACCATGTAGCGGCTCTC is a window of Streptomyces caniferus DNA encoding:
- a CDS encoding succinate dehydrogenase/fumarate reductase iron-sulfur subunit: MNLTLRIWRQRNADAPGALSTYRVEDVSQDMSFLEMLDTLNEELLLAGDDPVAFDHDCREGICGACSLVINGEAHGPEPTTTCQLHMRSFRDGDTIDIEPWRAAAFPVVKDLVVDRSAFDRIIRSGGYITAPTGAAPEAHATAVPKPAADTAFEHAECIGCGACVAACPNGSAMLFTAAKVVHLNSLPQGAPERESRVLDMVEQMDAEGFGGCTNTGACATACPKGIPLFSIATMNREFVRAARKGR